TTCAAATTAAAGATATGATGAAACAAAATGATGAGGACGGAGCGTTTTTACGTGTTGGAGTTCAAGGCGGAGGCTGTAGCGGTCTTTCTTATGGAATGGGATTTGATCATGAAATAAGCGATACAGATACGAAGCTGGAACAACATGGCATCACTGTTCTCATTGATGCAGAAAGCGAGCCTATTCTCAAAGGCACAGTGATTGATTTTAAAGAATCAATGATGGGTGGCGGCTTCACGATCGATAACCCAAATGCCATTGCATCTTGCGGATGTGGATCATCGTTCCGTACAGCAACAAACGAAGGTAAACCTGAAGAGTGTTAATATAAAAAAGCAAAGTGGAATTTTCCACTTTGCTTTTCTTTTTTAAAAGTAAAGAAAGTATAAAATTTTGATGGGTGGTCTAGCTCCAGGCGCCATCGGCTCGAGGTCACAAGTCTGTCTAGCTGCAGCGGCTAGGGGCTCGGGGTCATAAGCCAATCCAGCCAGAAGGTCAAAAAGCAACCTTCCGACTGGCTCGTCTTATGCCTGTCGCCCCTGTGCAAGCCGCCTCCGCCTTTCGAACAATCCGTCCAAAAGGTCAAAGAACAACCTTTCGGCCGGCTCGTCTTGTGCTTGTCGCCTAAGGCTAAGCGCCTTCCGCTTTTCTTCTTTATTTAAACATTGAAGAACTGTGCATTGGTTGGATTTTTGATTTTGGATCAATGTAATGTTTTGCCATGCTTACCGCGATTGGTGCCTCGCCAAAACCACAGGCAATCAGCTTAACTTTTCCATCATAAGTACAAATATCGCCAGCTGCAAAAATGCCAGGGATGTTTGTTTCCATTTTAGAGTTTACGACAATCGAGTTTTTTTCAATTTTAAGTCCCCATTCTTTAATTGGACCTAAAGAAGAGACAAAACCGTAGTTGACAATTACGGCATCGACATCAATATTTTCCAATTTCTCATCATTTACATTTTTTATTACGACTTGCTTAATACCGGCCTCATTTCCGATTAAATCTGCCGGAACAAAAGGAGTTTTAACATCAGTATTTGAGTTTTGAAGGTTTTCAACACTATGCTCGTGTGCTCTGAATTTATCGCGACGATGAATGATGGTTACTTTCTCTGCAATTGGCTCTAACATTAGGGTCCAGTCGACTGCAGAGTCGCCCCCACCAAATACTACGACCTTTTTACCTGCGAATTGGTTAAGATCATCAATAAAATAATGAAGATTTTTGGCTTCATATTGAGCCGCACTTTCTAATTCTAAGCGACGTGGCTGGAAGGCGCCGTTCCCAGCTGTAATAATGACAGTTTTTGTAAAATGCACTTCTTTGTCGGTTGTTAATTTAAACGTGCCATTTTCTTGTTTTTCTACTTTTTCAACGGCTTGCTCAAGTACAACAGTTGGCTTAAATTTAGTTATTTGCTCTTTTAGGTTGTTTACAAGCTCTTGTGCCCGAACCTTAGGAAAGCCTGCTACATCATATATGTATTTTTCGGGATAAAGCGCGGCTAATTGACCGCCAAGTTGTGGTAAGCTTTCAATAACCTTCACACTTGCCTGTCTCATTCCACCATAGAAAGCGGTGAACAATCCAATTGGACCCCCGCCAATGATGGTAATGTCATAAACTTGCTGATCTTCCTTCACGCGATAACCCCCCAACAAATGTGCTTGCATTTATTTAATTTATAATACCATAAATTGTTTAAATTGCTCTAAGAATAGGGGTAAATATTATTAGAAAATTGAAAATTTAACAAAGTAGGCTTTTCGTGCTTGAAAATGAATTGTAAATGGAATATTATAATCTTGGAATTATGTTAATTTTTTGTGACGATTTTTTAACGATTTTTTGTCTATGAAAGTGAAGTATCTCACAAACTTCTCTAGGATATAGAAATAATCAGCATCCAACAGATAAAAAGAATGGATTTTTAAAAATAAGAAAAAAGGTGGATGGATTACTTTGAGTAAGCCGAAAATAGTTGTTTTAGGGGCTGGCTATGGCGGCCTAATGACTGTTACAAGATTGCAAAAAATGGTAGGTGTAAATGAAGCTGATATCACATTGGTAAATAAAAATGATTACCACTATGAAACAACTTGGCTTCACGAGGCATCAGCGGGAACGCTTCATCATGACCGTGTTCGCTATCCAATCAGTAATGTTATTGATCGTAGCAAAGTAGAATTTGTTCAAGATTGTGCGATTGAAATTAAGACCGCTGAAAAGAAAGTGATTTTGGAGAACGGTGAACTAAATTATGATTATCTAGTTATCGCACTTGGCGGGGAATCTGAAACATTTGGTATCAAAGGCTTGAAAGAGTATGCTTTCTCTATTGTAAACGTAAATGCAGCTCGACAAATTCGCGAACACATCGAACTACAATTTGCAACTTACCAAAATGAAGAGGAAAAGAAGGATGATCGACTAACGATCGTTGTTGGTGGTGCTGGTTTCACTGGTATCGAATTCCTTGGTGAAATGGGAAATCGTATTCCAGAATTATGCAGAGAGTACGATGTAGATAAAAGTAAAGTAAGACTTATTTGTGTTGAGGCTGCACCAATGGTTCTTCCAGGATTTGATCCTGAGCTAGTTAACTACGCTGTGGCTCAATTAGAGAAAAAGGGGTAGAGTTCCGCATCGGAACAGCCATTAAAGAATGTACACCAGAAGGAATTATTGTAGCTAAAGGTGAAGATCAGGTTGAGGAAATTAAAGCAGGGACTGTTGTTTGGGCAGCTGGCGTTAGAGGAAACTCAATCATTGAAAAATCTGGAATTGAAGCAATGCGTGGACGTGTTAAGATTCAAGCAGATTTAAGAGTACCTGGAAGTGACAATGTATTTGTAATCGGTGACTGCTCACTAATGATTAATGAAGATATTAATCGTCCATACCCACCAACTGCACAAATTGCGATGCAGCAAGGGGAATGCTTGGCTAGAAACCTAACAGCATTAATCAGAGGTAAGGGTGAACTTGAAACATTTAAGTTTGATAATAAAGGTGCTGTTTGTTCCCTTGGTCACGATGATGCAATTGGTTTAGTATTCGGAAAGAAAGTGGTTGGAGCGAAAGCTTCTTTCATGAAAAAAATGGTTGATAACCGTGCGTTATTGCTTATCGGTGGCGCTTCACTCGTCATGAAAAAAGGTAAATTTAACGTACTATAATAACTTATCATATATAAAGACAATCCATCGCTATCGAATCCAATAGCAGGGTTGTCTTTTTATCTTTGGCTGTGTTGAATTTGTCTGTTGATTTCCGCTACAGGTACTCCCTTTCCGCGGGGAGTCTGGGAGCCTCCTCGGCGCTTTAGCGCCTGTGGGGTCTCCCGTGACACCTTCTCCCGCAGGAGTCTCGTACCTTTCGCTCCAATCAACAGAGTGCTCAAAAATCAACACTGTTCTTTAACACAGCCTTATTTTTTAATTATGTCCTAACAGCCTTTCTATTAATAGAAGAATCTATCAGAAATATTAACTGAAAAATGAAAAAAAGGTCGAAATAGCGGCGAGAAAAAAGACGAATCCATTGACTACCTCTGACAAGTTCAGTACACTTTAAAATGAAGTGTTAGGGGGAGGGAGCTTGATGGAACTTACCATCGTTACGCTTATTATTTCAATGCTTTTGTTTTTTGTGCTGTTTTTTGGAATTGGCTTTTTGCTCAATATGCTATTAAAAATGACATGGATTATGGCAATTGTCTATCCATTTATTGCAATTTTCATAGTTGATAAGGTTCGGTTTATTGAATACTTTCAAAATAGTAAAGAGTCATTTCGTGAACTAGGTGGACTTTTGAGCAGTTTAGCTCCTGCGGATATGATGATTTTATCAAGTGGGTTAGCTGGGGCAATCTTAGCAGGATTTACAATTAAGGTACTACGCAAAAAAGGATATCTTATGTTTTAACTATATTAAGCAAGAATATCATTGTTACCACAGTATCCTTACTGTGGCTTTTTTTATACTTTAAGAAAGCATAAATTTCCAGCAGAGATGTATATTCGACGTAGATGAAAATTTTAGGAAAAAAGTATAAGCGCAACTACGCCTTTGTCTTCGCCCTACAGGCTCGCCAACCGGCGAGTTTTCTTTATGCAATTTTTTATTAGAAAATAAAAAACGTTAAGATGCATAATTCACGTTTTGGTGGGAATGAATAGAGTTGGGAGGTAGAATTCGTTTTATGATAAAACAACTTAAAACATGGACAAGGCGGTTCATCATGTCTTGTTTGTTTTTTGCCGCATTACTCACGACTTATCAGTCTATTTCCGGCGTAAAAGTAGAAGATTTATTCTCAAGTGTCAAGCAGCGAATACAAATTGAAATCGCAGACTCAGGTTTACCATCTATACCGATGGAACTGGCAGAGAAATTAGTCGAAACGTTCGGGCAATACATGACGCAAATACTAGCAACAAATGTGTCAGCCGCTAGCCCACAATCATTAGAGGAAGCGATTGATTGGACAAAGTATCCCAAAAAAACCGTCGTAGCCACTGGCTATACGGCTGGATATGAATCAACCTGGAAAAAATCCTGATCATCCGGAGTTTGGCATCACCTATTCAGGTGTTCGGGTGAAGCGGGATTTGTTTTCAACGGTTGCAGCTGATTTAAATGTGTTCCCAATTGGCACGATTTTGTTTATCCCTGGATATGGCTACGGAGTCGTGGCAGATAAAGGTGGGGCGATAAATGGAAATGAAGTGGACTTGTACTACGATACAGTAGATGAGGTTTACAATGAATGGGGGAAGCGAACCCTCGATGTGTATATTATTGAAATGGGAGCAGGAACACTTTCCGAAAATAAGCTAAAAGAGCTAAATGAAAATGAATCGATGCAAGTGTTTCGTCAACAATACATTCGAACAGAGCGGAAATAGAAAAGAAGGCGGGTACAAGTGTATCTGCCTTCTTTTCTGAGTTTTATTAAGTAAAAAAGATCAAATTAAAAAATATAACAACAAGGTTAGTGCAATTCCAGTTAGGCCACCAAAAAATACTTCAATGGGTTTGTGTCCCAGTAATTCTTTTAATTCTTTCCGTTTCTCTATCTCGGGCTTGCCTGTCCAGTTTTTTGCTTCAAAAATAATTTTATGAAAATCGGCAACTAGCTGGTTTAAAACAATTGCTTGCTCTCCAGCTTGTCTCCGCACACCTGTCGCATCAAACATCGTAATTATCGCAAACAAAGCCGATACGGCAAATACAGGAGAATTCAATCCTGCTTCTAAAGCTACACCGGTAGATAGGGCTGTCACGGCTGCAGAATGTGAGCTCGGCATTCCGCCTGTACTCGTTAATAAAGACCAGTTGATGTGCCTGGTTGCTAAAAATTGAATCGGAACCTTGACAAACTGAGCAAAAAAGATTGAGGCGATCGCAGACCAAAATGGGAAATTTGAGAGCATTTCCATTGGGATACCTCCTTAGTATTGTATCCATTTGCGGAGTACGTGTAATGCACACATTATATATTTCTATTATCCACAAGTTTAGTAATTTATGCCATTTATAAACATTAGGTTTACTGGTTTTTTGTTATGGCTTCCAATAAATCGGGATATGTGTTTAAATCCCATATCAATTTAAGTATCCGTTATAATGTAGATATATGATATGGAGGTGTTTTGGATGTTTCAATTAAAGGATAGATGGGACTTATCAGATTTTCATGAAGGAATGATGATTGGGGTATATGATCGTCCTGCTAAGCTTGAAGGATTTTTAGCAGAAGTCGATGCGGCATTTGCTGGGAATTTAACGGAGTTGTTCAAAAATAATGATATATCAGGAAAGAAAAAAGAAGTAACGGTCATACATACGCTTGGGAAATTTAACATAAAAAAACTGATTTTTGTTGGATTAGGTAAGGAAAAGGAAGCTAGCTTTGAGGCAGTACGCGAGACGGTAGGATACGCCTTTAAGGAGCTTCAAAAAATGAAAATGACTGAGGTGGCCGTGGCGCTTGATTCATTTGTAAGAGGGGAATTGGATGTTCTTGATATGGCTCATGCACTGGGTGAAGCCTTTCAGTTATCAACCTACAAATTTGAAGGCTATAAGCAAAAGTCAAATGAGCCTGAAAAGAAAATTAGTCTGATCACGGTTTATTCTGAGCTAAACGATGCAGATGAAATTAATGCAGCGTTACAGGTCGGTTACACCTTTGGTCAGGCAACCAATTCTGCACGGACGCTCGTGAATTTGCCTGGCAACATGTTAACGGCGACAGATATCGCGAATTACGCGAAGGAGCTAGCTGAAAAATACGGTTTTGAATATGAAATTTTAGAAAAAAAGAGATGGAATGTCTCGGTATGGGCGCGTTGCTTGCGGTTAATCAAGGATCTGTTGAGCCACCAAAAATGATTATCCTCAAATATCAGGGAAAAGAGGAATGGACTGAAGTAATTGGTCTAGTTGGTAAAGGGATTACCTTTGATACAGGCGGTTATTCCATCAAATCCAAGGATGGAATTGTTGGGATGAAAACAGATATGGGCGGTGCAGCAGCTGTTTTGGGGGCAATGGAGATCATCGGTGAATTGAAGCCAGAGCAAAATGTAGTCGCCGTTATTCCATCTACCGATAACATGATAAGCGGGGCAGCACTAAAGCCGGATGATGTCATTACTTCAATGAGTGGAAAAACAATTGAAGTGCTAAATACAGATGCAGAGGGCAGACTTGTCCTAGCGGATGCCGTAACGTATGCCTTGCATCATGGCGCAAATTATCTAGTTGATGTTGCAACGTTAACAGGTGGTGTCATCATTGCACTCGGGAATGACACAACCGGAGCATTAACCAACAATGAACGCTTTTTTGAACAGGTTTTAGAGGCATCTAATGAAGCAGGGGAACAAATGTGGAGGTTGCCAATATTCCCTAAAGATAAAGAAAGAATTCGTAGTAGCAAGATTGCTGATTTAAACAATTCACCAGGGCGTGAAGGGCATATGATTATGGGGGGAGCATTTATAGGTGAATTCGCAGAGAATACTCCATGGGTTCATCTCGATATTGCCGGCACTGCTACGACAAACAAGGACTATGATCTTGGTCCAGCGGGAGCCACAGGTGTGATGGTCCGAACGCTTGCCCTACTAGTTGAACGATTCGAGCCGTTAAAGTAAGGATGGCCATTTAAAAAGTATTGGATAGACGTATTCACTATCATGGCTTTTGCCCATTCCAATTACCTCCTTTCTGCATATTAAATAGTGTAGGTAGAGAGTAGAAAGAAAAGGAGGTAGACAGAATGGAAGATGTTCGTCGTCCGTATGGTGGTTTTGGAAGACCCGGATTTGGCTTCGGTAGACCCGGGTTTGGTTTTGGAAGACCTGGATTTGGCTATGGCAGACCAGGCTTTGGCTATGGTGGTCCATTTCTTGGAGGTGTGTTAGGTGGATTATTAGGCAGTACACTGCTATATCCGCGCCCATACTACCCATATCCGTACTATCCACCGTATTACCCGCCATATTATTACCCACCGTATTACCCTTATTAATTAAAGGCATATAAAAATGAACAGGCTGGTTCTGTAGGTTAACTAATCTAAGAGTCAGCCTTTTATTTCTTTTGGATGACTCTATTCAAGTGATTTTGTTCATTGTTTCTTAAGGATTTCTTAACATATTATTTCTTGTTATTTCTGGTGAAATAACTGAAAATAGGGATATAAAGGTAAATCAATGTTTTTAGCAGACCTTTTACCTAAACAACCTCCAGCTCAATGAGCTCGCATAGGAGGAATGACGATGGATATGGATTTAATATTAAAAGTGACTGAGAATTATGGGTATCTTGGTCTTTTCTTATGGTTATGGCTTGGTATTTTCGGAATTCCTGTGCCAAACGAAGTAATTGTGATGACGATTGGCTTTCTTTCATTTGAAAGGGTGCTCCATCCTGTTATCGCCTTTGCCGTAACTTATATCGGGATCATATCTGCATTAACCACTTGTTACGTTCTGGGACGATTTGTCGGACGCCCGTTCTTACATTTTTTTGAAAAAAGGAAAAGGTTTTCCAAGAAAATCGATTCTTCTTTTAGGCTAATTGAACGCTACCATGCTTTTTCACTTTCACTTAGCTATTTCCTGCCTGGTTTTCGAAATTTTGTACCATTTTTATATGGAGTTGGCCGTTACTCTTTCAAATCGTTTGTGATTTTTTCGTATAGTGGAGCGCTCATGTGGTTGGCTATTATGTTCTCAATTGGATATTGGTTTAATGATAAGATGGAAACAATCCTTATCTATGGAAATGAACTGTTGTTTGGAATCGTGTCCGTCGTTGTTATTCTAATTATTGCTAAGCTAATCCAGCGATTACGTCATAAAAAAATCAATGCAATCAGAGGTCATGGACCTCACGCATAGTAAAGAAGTGTAAAAACGAAAGTTGAAAAAGGGGTTAAGACAATGGACTTAAATGAGACACTGATTGGTGCACTAGGTATTAAAATTACAAACCTTGGTCAAGGCACTGTTACGGCAACCATGCCGGTTGATGAACGAACAAGACAACCAATGGGTTTCTTGCATGGAGGCGCATCCGTTGCGTTGGCTGAGACAGTTGCGAGTATTGGTGCTTACAAGCTAGTCGATCAAGAAGCTGAAGCGGTAGTGGGTCTTGAAATTAATGCAAACCATATCAAAGGAAAAAGGGATGGAATGGTTACAGCTGTTGGGACGCTATTACATCAAGGCAAAACAACAATGGTTTGGGATATAAAAATTACCGATGAAATTGGACAAACAATCTGTATTTCACGTTGCACTATTGCCATAATTAAATTAAAAAAATAAAGAGACTGCCGCCGTACAATTTGATGGTGGCATTTTTTGTTTGGAGTCATTATAGAAAAATTTAAAAAATTTCCGAAGTTCATGTTATAATAAAATTAAATATTTTGAAAGCAGTCGAGAGGTTAAGAAAGCAGGTGAATTAATGAGAGAGGACCATCAATATTTATTTATTGATTTTGAGTTTACTATGCCTGAAAGAAGTGAAAGATTTAAAGGGTTTTATCCGGAAATAATCGAGGCAGGAATCGTTTCTGTCATAGGCGAGCACGTTAATGAACAGTTTTCCTCATTTGTTACTCCTGTCCGCTTCCCTATTTTAAGTGAACGCTGCAAATCATTTCTACATATTTCTCAGGAGCAGGTTGATCAAGGAATTTCTTTTCGAGATCTTGTTAAGAAGATGATGGATTTCAATAGCCTATATCCAACCACTATTATTACGTGGGGGAACATGGATATGCGAGTGCTTCGTCATAATTGTCAGCGAAGCGGAAATGTGTTTCCGTTTAATGGTAAAGAAGTGGATTTATCGATGGAATATAAGCGCTTTTTTGGTGACCAAAATCAAACTGGACTGTGGAAAGCAGTTCAGGAGTATGGTAAAGAGGGTACTGGTAAACACCATCGCGCCTTGGATGATGCTTTAACTACCTATAATATTTTTAAATTAGTCGAAAAGGATAAGAAATATTTAGAAAAACCAAAACCACCAACAATTGGTGATCGAGTTGATTTTTCAAAGCTATTAAATAAATTCGCATAAAAAGCCAAATCACCTCAAACTGATTTGGCTTTTTAATAGTTTAAGAAAGCATAAAAATTTGATGGGTGTCTAGCTCCAGCGCCTAGCGCCTAGTGGACTTCACCCTCCCTCCCTACGATAAGTCAACATCGATTCGCTACTTACGTGCTCATCGTGTTTCCTTTATCTCAGTCGGAAGGGCTCCAGTCCATACGTCGCTGAGCAAGGCGCTTGCGCTTTTCTTGTTACGCTTTAAAATAATCCTGCTCTAGTTCTTCAATCAGTGTTAGGCTTTGTTGTGACCAGGCTGTCGCTTTCTCCGTTAATTCCTGCTTCATTTTATCAAGCGCTTCCTTCAGTGATTCTAAGTAATCCGGTATAACTTCTTCGTAAGGTTTAACCATTTGTTTTGGAATATTGGCCTGCTCGCGAAACGCAAGTGCACGACGCTGGTGAAAGAAACCGACATCCGCATCCTTTGGATGGTGTAGATCACCTTGCATTGGGTGCTTCGCAACAGCTAGGGTACGGACTAAATAGTGTTGAGGCCGAATGTCGGTAATTTCCCCTATATATTTTCCTGTTTTATAGATGGCTGTCACTTTATCGCCAACATTTAATTCACTCATTATAGTTCCTCCTTCATGACAATTGGACTCTTTAATCATTATGGTTATAATAAGGAAAACAAATCAAGATTTTAAAGGAGAAAAAAATGAAATTACGAGTTTTAATGATTATAACCGTCCTATTCCTTTTGTCAGCTTGTGGAAACAACGATGAAAATGCCAATACAAATGGAAATGGTCAAGAAACAAATAATGAAGCAGTTGAACAGAATAATAATGAGACTGAACAGGCTCAAGAAGATCGTGAATATCCACAGTTATCAAGTGAGGTTGGCGAAGATGAAATTCTAGTTGAAATGGAAACATCAATGGGAATGATTAAAATTAAACTATTCCCTAAATATGCACCGAAAGCAGTTGAAAACTTTGTTACTCACAGCAAAGATGGTTATTACAATGGACTGATTTTCCATCGAGTCATGAATGAATTTATGATTCAAGGCGGAGACCCGACCGGAACAGGTCGCGGTGGTGAAAGTATTTACGGAAAGAATTTTGAAGATGAATTCTCAGAAAGTCTTTATAATATTCGCGGCGCATTATCAATGGCAAATGCAGGTGAGGATACAAATGGAAGCCAGTTCTTTATCGTCCAAAATTCAAAGCTGGACCCACAGGCGGAAAGCCTCCTTGAAAATTATCCTGAACCAATCCGCGATGCCTATCAAAAAGGTGGAACTCCATGGCTTGATTTTAAGCATACTGTATT
The DNA window shown above is from Bacillus sp. T3 and carries:
- a CDS encoding kinase-associated lipoprotein B, coding for MSELNVGDKVTAIYKTGKYIGEITDIRPQHYLVRTLAVAKHPMQGDLHHPKDADVGFFHQRRALAFREQANIPKQMVKPYEEVIPDYLESLKEALDKMKQELTEKATAWSQQSLTLIEELEQDYFKA
- a CDS encoding YuiB family protein, giving the protein MELTIVTLIISMLLFFVLFFGIGFLLNMLLKMTWIMAIVYPFIAIFIVDKVRFIEYFQNSKESFRELGGLLSSLAPADMMILSSGLAGAILAGFTIKVLRKKGYLMF
- a CDS encoding iron-sulfur cluster assembly accessory protein, which encodes MEQIITITEAAALQIKDMMKQNDEDGAFLRVGVQGGGCSGLSYGMGFDHEISDTDTKLEQHGITVLIDAESEPILKGTVIDFKESMMGGGFTIDNPNAIASCGCGSSFRTATNEGKPEEC
- a CDS encoding hotdog fold thioesterase gives rise to the protein MDLNETLIGALGIKITNLGQGTVTATMPVDERTRQPMGFLHGGASVALAETVASIGAYKLVDQEAEAVVGLEINANHIKGKRDGMVTAVGTLLHQGKTTMVWDIKITDEIGQTICISRCTIAIIKLKK
- a CDS encoding DedA family protein, with protein sequence MDMDLILKVTENYGYLGLFLWLWLGIFGIPVPNEVIVMTIGFLSFERVLHPVIAFAVTYIGIISALTTCYVLGRFVGRPFLHFFEKRKRFSKKIDSSFRLIERYHAFSLSLSYFLPGFRNFVPFLYGVGRYSFKSFVIFSYSGALMWLAIMFSIGYWFNDKMETILIYGNELLFGIVSVVVILIIAKLIQRLRHKKINAIRGHGPHA
- the kapD gene encoding 3'-5' exonuclease KapD produces the protein MREDHQYLFIDFEFTMPERSERFKGFYPEIIEAGIVSVIGEHVNEQFSSFVTPVRFPILSERCKSFLHISQEQVDQGISFRDLVKKMMDFNSLYPTTIITWGNMDMRVLRHNCQRSGNVFPFNGKEVDLSMEYKRFFGDQNQTGLWKAVQEYGKEGTGKHHRALDDALTTYNIFKLVEKDKKYLEKPKPPTIGDRVDFSKLLNKFA
- a CDS encoding divergent PAP2 family protein, giving the protein MEMLSNFPFWSAIASIFFAQFVKVPIQFLATRHINWSLLTSTGGMPSSHSAAVTALSTGVALEAGLNSPVFAVSALFAIITMFDATGVRRQAGEQAIVLNQLVADFHKIIFEAKNWTGKPEIEKRKELKELLGHKPIEVFFGGLTGIALTLLLYFLI
- a CDS encoding peptidylprolyl isomerase, yielding MKLRVLMIITVLFLLSACGNNDENANTNGNGQETNNEAVEQNNNETEQAQEDREYPQLSSEVGEDEILVEMETSMGMIKIKLFPKYAPKAVENFVTHSKDGYYNGLIFHRVMNEFMIQGGDPTGTGRGGESIYGKNFEDEFSESLYNIRGALSMANAGEDTNGSQFFIVQNSKLDPQAESLLENYPEPIRDAYQKGGTPWLDFKHTVFGQVIDGMDVVDKIAATPTNAEDKPKNDVVIKSIVVKE
- a CDS encoding NAD(P)/FAD-dependent oxidoreductase, with the protein product MKEDQQVYDITIIGGGPIGLFTAFYGGMRQASVKVIESLPQLGGQLAALYPEKYIYDVAGFPKVRAQELVNNLKEQITKFKPTVVLEQAVEKVEKQENGTFKLTTDKEVHFTKTVIITAGNGAFQPRRLELESAAQYEAKNLHYFIDDLNQFAGKKVVVFGGGDSAVDWTLMLEPIAEKVTIIHRRDKFRAHEHSVENLQNSNTDVKTPFVPADLIGNEAGIKQVVIKNVNDEKLENIDVDAVIVNYGFVSSLGPIKEWGLKIEKNSIVVNSKMETNIPGIFAAGDICTYDGKVKLIACGFGEAPIAVSMAKHYIDPKSKIQPMHSSSMFK